From one Shewanella sp. GD04112 genomic stretch:
- the cobU gene encoding bifunctional adenosylcobinamide kinase/adenosylcobinamide-phosphate guanylyltransferase, with translation MIHLVLGGARSGKSRYGEALVRQYTALGFDACYLATAQALDAEMSRRIRLHQDGRAKDDIDWQLVEEPLALTAKLKHLAKPGRVILVDCLTLWLTNQLLAQSPEAEPASTESDFALDFARSRHEPLEHWRQQRADFIQTLSTLEGVVILISNEVGSGIVPLGELSRQFVDEAGWLNQAVAEVADNVTLVVAGLPLVLKSS, from the coding sequence GTGATCCATTTAGTGCTAGGCGGCGCACGTAGCGGTAAGAGTCGCTACGGCGAAGCCTTAGTGCGCCAGTATACCGCCCTCGGATTCGATGCCTGCTATCTGGCGACCGCACAGGCGCTCGATGCCGAAATGAGCCGTCGCATTCGTTTACATCAGGATGGACGTGCCAAGGATGATATCGACTGGCAACTCGTCGAAGAACCCTTGGCATTAACCGCTAAGCTCAAACACTTAGCCAAACCTGGCCGAGTGATTCTGGTGGATTGTTTAACGCTTTGGCTCACCAATCAATTACTTGCACAAAGCCCCGAGGCAGAGCCCGCTTCAACGGAATCGGACTTTGCCTTGGATTTTGCCCGCTCTCGCCATGAACCTTTAGAACACTGGCGACAGCAGCGCGCCGATTTTATCCAGACCTTAAGTACCCTTGAGGGCGTAGTGATTTTAATCAGCAATGAGGTCGGCTCTGGCATTGTGCCCTTGGGCGAATTGAGTCGTCAGTTTGTCGATGAGGCTGGTTGGTTAAATCAGGCCGTTGCCGAGGTGGCGGATAATGTGACCTTAGTGGTGGCGGGTCTACCACTGGTGCTTAAATCGAGTTAA
- a CDS encoding cobalamin-binding protein, whose translation MLMRRFIALGLSLALLPIVAMAEPAKRIIALSPHAVEMLYAIGAGESIVAATDYADYPEAAKKIPSIGGYYGIQIERVLELNPDLIVVWDTGNKAEDINQLKNLGFKLYSSSPKTLEDVAKEIEELGELTGHTEQASRVAADYRSELLRLRSENAAKSEPKVFYQLWSTPLMTVAKNSWIQQIIGVCHGKNVFYDAASDYPQVSLENVLLTLPEVILQSEEEGNVKGIDWSQWAEIPAVKNQHIYQLNADLLHRATPRALLGVKAVCDALDKAR comes from the coding sequence ATGTTAATGCGACGCTTTATTGCCCTCGGCCTGAGCTTGGCGCTGTTACCCATAGTGGCGATGGCCGAGCCTGCAAAACGTATTATTGCGCTTTCGCCCCATGCGGTTGAAATGCTCTACGCCATCGGCGCGGGGGAGTCGATTGTGGCCGCGACAGATTATGCGGATTATCCCGAAGCGGCGAAAAAAATCCCCAGTATCGGTGGTTACTATGGGATCCAGATTGAGCGGGTATTAGAGCTTAATCCTGATCTGATTGTGGTGTGGGACACGGGCAATAAAGCCGAGGATATAAATCAACTCAAAAACTTAGGTTTTAAACTCTATAGCAGCTCCCCAAAGACGCTTGAGGATGTCGCCAAAGAAATTGAGGAGTTAGGTGAGCTGACAGGGCACACAGAGCAGGCGAGTCGAGTGGCGGCGGATTATCGCAGTGAGCTGCTGCGATTACGTAGCGAGAATGCGGCTAAATCCGAGCCAAAGGTGTTTTATCAGCTGTGGTCGACGCCTTTAATGACGGTCGCGAAAAATAGTTGGATCCAGCAAATCATCGGTGTTTGCCATGGCAAAAATGTTTTCTACGATGCGGCGAGTGATTACCCGCAGGTGAGTTTAGAGAACGTGTTGCTGACCTTGCCCGAGGTGATTTTACAGAGCGAAGAGGAAGGCAATGTCAAAGGGATAGATTGGAGCCAATGGGCCGAAATCCCCGCGGTTAAAAACCAGCATATTTATCAATTAAATGCCGATTTATTACACCGCGCGACACCCAGAGCGTTACTCGGAGTAAAAGCCGTATGTGATGCCTTGGATAAAGCGCGTTAG
- a CDS encoding ATP-binding protein — MSTSINVSVDISSGANSEISDKGTLVLLCGKMGAGKSTLARELAKGERCVLISEDEWLSTLYPNEIKDFDAYIHYAARLKPLLKRHIEALLLAGLTVVMDFPANTLNQRRWLLGLSLDTGAAHRLIYLKHSDELCLSRLALRRQAEPERAQFDTEAVYWHVSSFFQAPTEEEGLNIEILESSDC, encoded by the coding sequence ATGTCGACATCAATCAATGTCAGTGTAGATATCAGTTCAGGCGCCAATTCAGAAATCAGTGATAAGGGCACACTCGTGCTGCTGTGCGGCAAGATGGGCGCGGGTAAATCGACCTTGGCTCGTGAACTGGCCAAGGGTGAACGCTGCGTGCTCATCAGTGAAGATGAATGGCTATCGACTTTATATCCTAATGAAATTAAAGACTTTGATGCCTATATTCATTACGCCGCTCGCCTAAAACCGCTACTGAAGCGCCATATTGAGGCACTGCTGCTGGCCGGATTAACTGTGGTCATGGATTTTCCTGCCAATACTCTGAATCAAAGGCGTTGGTTGCTGGGCTTGAGTCTCGATACGGGGGCGGCCCATCGACTGATTTACCTAAAACACAGCGATGAGTTATGTCTGAGTCGCCTTGCCCTGCGCCGCCAAGCAGAGCCAGAACGCGCCCAGTTCGATACCGAAGCCGTGTACTGGCATGTGAGCAGTTTCTTTCAAGCGCCCACGGAAGAAGAGGGCCTTAATATTGAAATCCTTGAGTCATCAGAC
- a CDS encoding cobyric acid synthase, giving the protein MNSNNASNPTSALSQNQFQGVVSQSEAQHSGVKVLMVQGTTSDAGKSTLVAGICRLLAREGVKVAPFKPQNMALNSAVTIDGGEIGRAQALQAAACFLAPHTDFNPILLKPSSDTGAQIIVHGKALTTLEASAFFGEKSKDYKAMALNAVLESFARLSLQYQTIVVEGAGSPAEINLREGDIANMGFAEAVDCPVIIIADIDKGGVFAHLVGTLALLSPSEQARVKGFVINRFRGDIRLLQSGLDWLEAHTQKPVLGVLPYLHDLHLDAEDALIESPTKQAKSRFKVRVLVYPRTSNHTDFDPLRLHPDIDFDYVSLQTQTSAQTQEIAADLLILPGSKNVRADLAFLREQGWDKQIAKHLRYGGKLLGICGGYQMLGESIADPMGIEDTLGVSQGLGYLPITTEFKAEKQLRRVTGHLALQGQQVEVKGYEIHCGESLYLTSSDAAKSAPLRLKSESACDQLAEKSFADGSLSDDGQVLGSYLHGLFDSPEACQLVLNWAGLENAQAIDINEIREQQLDRLADVLAEHLDMQKLSSIINA; this is encoded by the coding sequence ATGAATTCAAATAACGCCTCTAATCCTACTTCGGCCTTGTCGCAAAACCAGTTTCAAGGTGTTGTAAGCCAAAGTGAAGCTCAGCACTCAGGCGTAAAAGTGCTTATGGTGCAGGGGACAACCTCGGATGCGGGCAAAAGTACGTTGGTGGCGGGGATTTGTCGTCTGCTCGCCCGTGAGGGGGTTAAGGTCGCGCCTTTTAAACCACAGAATATGGCGCTCAACAGCGCAGTCACCATTGATGGAGGCGAGATTGGCCGCGCTCAGGCGCTGCAAGCTGCAGCCTGTTTTCTCGCGCCGCACACGGATTTTAATCCCATCCTGCTTAAGCCAAGTTCGGACACGGGCGCGCAGATCATAGTGCACGGCAAAGCCTTGACCACCTTAGAGGCCTCGGCCTTTTTCGGAGAAAAATCTAAGGATTATAAAGCCATGGCGCTAAATGCCGTACTGGAATCCTTTGCCCGTTTAAGTCTGCAATATCAAACGATTGTGGTTGAAGGGGCGGGAAGCCCGGCGGAAATTAATCTGCGTGAAGGCGATATCGCCAATATGGGCTTTGCCGAGGCGGTCGACTGCCCGGTGATCATCATTGCCGACATCGATAAAGGCGGGGTATTTGCCCATTTGGTGGGCACCTTAGCGTTATTGTCGCCCTCCGAGCAAGCTAGGGTAAAAGGCTTTGTGATCAATCGTTTTCGTGGCGATATCAGGCTGTTGCAGTCTGGTCTCGATTGGCTCGAGGCCCATACGCAAAAGCCTGTGTTGGGCGTGTTGCCCTATTTGCATGATTTGCATTTAGACGCCGAGGATGCACTTATCGAGTCGCCCACTAAGCAGGCAAAGAGCCGTTTTAAGGTGCGGGTATTAGTGTATCCCCGCACCAGTAATCATACGGATTTTGACCCGCTTAGACTGCACCCCGATATCGATTTTGATTATGTCTCGCTCCAGACTCAGACCTCTGCACAGACGCAGGAGATTGCCGCCGATCTACTGATTTTACCCGGCAGCAAGAATGTCCGAGCGGACTTGGCTTTTCTGCGTGAGCAGGGCTGGGATAAACAAATTGCCAAGCATTTGCGCTACGGCGGTAAGCTGCTGGGGATTTGCGGCGGCTATCAAATGTTGGGTGAAAGCATTGCCGATCCCATGGGGATTGAAGACACGCTCGGCGTGAGCCAAGGGCTGGGATATTTACCCATTACCACCGAATTTAAGGCTGAAAAACAGCTACGTAGGGTCACAGGCCATTTAGCGCTGCAAGGGCAACAAGTAGAGGTGAAGGGCTATGAGATCCACTGCGGTGAGTCCCTATATCTCACGTCCAGTGATGCCGCCAAGAGTGCGCCATTACGCTTGAAAAGTGAGAGTGCTTGCGACCAACTGGCAGAAAAGTCTTTTGCCGATGGCAGTTTAAGTGACGACGGGCAAGTGCTCGGCAGCTATTTACATGGGTTATTCGACAGTCCAGAGGCCTGTCAGCTAGTCCTTAACTGGGCGGGGTTGGAAAATGCTCAAGCGATTGATATCAATGAAATTCGCGAACAACAGCTGGACCGTTTGGCCGATGTATTAGCCGAGCACCTCGATATGCAAAAACTCTCATCCATTATAAATGCATAA
- a CDS encoding iron ABC transporter permease encodes MIDTLKLVTMNFFSHIFTPLTRQQWLILGLTGFALLTPIAAASFGAANISFLDVLQVFINKLSHLFMADEAVSTSSMTERIVMELRLPRIILAFVAGAGLSLAGSVLQTVTRNPLADPYLFGISSGASFGAVVMLTLFTGSGLFGNAGTIANSGIFSGSGTFAGLLWFSLPFGAFIGASLSVLIVLALAGLGLKSQVERMLLSGVATSFMFSALTSLLLYFASPQATASVLFWSLGSFAKASWSLLALPSLVVLLSFFIILGWKRQIMALQAGDETAHTLGVNVPKLRLNMLLLCSLITAILVATCGGIGFVGLMIPHTVRLLFPGRQPILLTALVGGLFMVWIDVLARCLLGNQELPVGIITAAIGSFFFLLILRRRKLSN; translated from the coding sequence ATGATAGACACACTTAAACTGGTGACCATGAATTTTTTTAGCCACATTTTTACGCCGCTCACGCGCCAGCAATGGCTCATCTTAGGCTTAACGGGGTTTGCCCTGCTCACCCCCATCGCCGCCGCAAGTTTTGGTGCGGCAAACATTAGCTTCTTAGATGTGCTGCAGGTGTTTATCAATAAACTCAGTCACTTGTTTATGGCCGATGAGGCCGTGAGTACCAGCAGCATGACAGAGCGGATTGTGATGGAGCTGCGACTGCCACGGATTATACTCGCCTTTGTGGCGGGGGCGGGGCTGTCCTTGGCGGGCAGCGTGCTGCAAACCGTGACTCGCAACCCCCTTGCCGATCCTTATCTGTTCGGCATTAGCTCCGGCGCCTCCTTTGGTGCCGTGGTCATGCTGACGCTATTCACAGGTTCTGGCCTGTTTGGCAATGCGGGCACGATAGCCAATTCGGGGATTTTTAGCGGTTCAGGGACTTTTGCTGGCTTGTTATGGTTTAGCTTACCCTTCGGTGCCTTTATTGGTGCCAGTCTGTCGGTGTTAATCGTGCTGGCGTTAGCTGGGTTAGGCCTTAAGAGTCAGGTGGAGCGCATGTTGCTCTCTGGGGTGGCGACCTCCTTTATGTTTAGCGCCTTAACCAGTTTATTACTGTACTTTGCCAGCCCGCAGGCTACCGCATCGGTATTGTTTTGGAGCCTTGGCAGTTTTGCTAAGGCCAGTTGGTCGCTGTTGGCGCTGCCGTCTTTAGTGGTGCTACTGAGCTTTTTTATTATCCTCGGTTGGAAACGCCAAATTATGGCCTTGCAGGCGGGGGATGAAACGGCCCACACCTTAGGGGTGAATGTGCCTAAGCTGCGCCTCAATATGTTGCTGCTCTGCTCGCTTATCACCGCGATTTTAGTGGCGACCTGTGGCGGCATTGGCTTTGTCGGCTTGATGATCCCGCACACAGTTCGTTTGTTATTCCCCGGTCGTCAGCCCATCTTACTGACGGCGCTGGTGGGCGGCCTGTTTATGGTGTGGATTGATGTACTCGCCCGATGTTTGCTTGGCAATCAGGAATTACCCGTAGGGATTATCACCGCCGCGATCGGTAGCTTCTTCTTTTTGCTGATTTTGCGTCGGCGCAAGCTATCGAATTAG
- a CDS encoding ABC transporter ATP-binding protein has translation MHSTSSLAPLAPAATSAKIALKVSQLSWAIEGKTILSEISFALPQGEMLGLIGPNGAGKSSLLRCLYRFIRPAKGHISLFSQDISELSPKAFACKVAVVQQDTPQYFDMTTEQLVAMGLTPHKGMFDTNSSGDGEKIVKALEKVGLSHKVHQQYDRLSGGEKQRALIARAIVQQPQLLILDEPTNHLDIRYQIQILELVRSLGISVIASIHDLNLASALCDHLLLLDKGQVSAMGTPAQVLTEERIAEVFGVCAQVTPHPQHGNPLINYFYGYQKPKSDAVDAASDFHSASAQELPSVACACHNSGAPNEVLQRAALQNESVENTP, from the coding sequence ATGCACTCCACATCGAGCCTTGCGCCCTTAGCGCCCGCTGCGACTTCCGCCAAGATAGCACTTAAGGTCAGCCAACTGAGCTGGGCGATTGAGGGAAAAACCATCCTCTCGGAGATAAGCTTTGCCTTGCCGCAGGGGGAAATGCTCGGGCTGATAGGCCCCAACGGCGCGGGTAAATCCAGTTTGCTGCGCTGTTTATACCGCTTTATTCGCCCTGCTAAAGGTCATATCAGTTTGTTTTCGCAGGATATTAGCGAGCTGTCGCCCAAGGCGTTTGCCTGTAAAGTGGCTGTGGTGCAGCAGGATACGCCGCAATATTTCGATATGACCACAGAGCAATTGGTTGCCATGGGACTCACGCCGCACAAGGGGATGTTTGATACCAACTCCAGCGGCGACGGTGAAAAAATTGTTAAGGCGCTGGAAAAGGTAGGCCTCAGTCATAAAGTGCATCAACAATACGATCGTTTATCCGGCGGTGAGAAGCAACGCGCCCTGATCGCCCGTGCCATAGTGCAGCAGCCGCAATTGTTGATTTTAGATGAGCCGACAAACCACCTCGATATCCGCTATCAAATTCAAATCTTAGAGCTAGTGCGAAGCCTTGGGATCAGCGTAATCGCCTCGATTCACGACCTGAATTTAGCCAGCGCCCTCTGCGACCACTTATTGCTGCTCGATAAGGGGCAGGTGAGTGCCATGGGCACGCCAGCTCAGGTTCTAACCGAGGAACGTATCGCCGAAGTGTTTGGGGTATGCGCCCAAGTGACGCCCCATCCACAGCATGGTAACCCCTTGATTAATTACTTTTATGGTTATCAAAAGCCTAAGAGCGATGCTGTGGACGCGGCGAGTGACTTCCACTCAGCTTCGGCTCAAGAATTACCTTCTGTGGCCTGCGCCTGCCATAACTCTGGCGCGCCAAACGAGGTCTTACAAAGAGCTGCATTGCAAAATGAGAGCGTCGAGAACACGCCATGA
- the cobO gene encoding cob(I)yrinic acid a,c-diamide adenosyltransferase produces the protein MTTENEKQLDNEQAQIKAERHKARQQKVKAGVDAKIAAAQEEKGILLVLTGNGKGKSTSGFGTVARAVGHGKKAAVVQFIKGTWECGERNLLEGAGVTFHVMGTGFTWETQDREKDTAAALVAWEAAEALLQDESIDCLMLDELTYMVSYHYLDVERVLTALKNRPPMQHVIITGRACHRAIIELADTVSEVQPIKHAFEAGIKALPGFDY, from the coding sequence ATGACAACAGAAAACGAAAAACAGCTCGACAACGAGCAAGCGCAAATCAAGGCTGAACGCCATAAGGCGCGTCAGCAGAAAGTGAAGGCGGGTGTGGACGCTAAAATTGCCGCCGCCCAAGAAGAAAAAGGCATTCTGTTAGTGCTCACAGGTAATGGCAAAGGCAAGTCGACCTCAGGTTTTGGCACGGTTGCCCGCGCGGTCGGCCATGGCAAAAAAGCGGCGGTAGTGCAATTTATCAAGGGCACATGGGAGTGTGGTGAGCGTAATTTGCTTGAAGGTGCAGGCGTGACCTTTCATGTGATGGGCACCGGCTTTACCTGGGAAACCCAAGACAGAGAAAAGGACACAGCCGCCGCCCTCGTGGCGTGGGAAGCCGCCGAAGCCTTACTCCAAGACGAGAGTATTGATTGCCTGATGCTCGATGAACTGACCTATATGGTGAGTTACCATTACCTCGATGTGGAGCGGGTGCTCACGGCGCTGAAAAACCGTCCGCCGATGCAGCATGTGATTATCACTGGCCGTGCTTGCCACCGCGCGATTATCGAACTGGCGGATACGGTCAGCGAAGTGCAACCCATTAAACATGCCTTCGAAGCGGGCATTAAAGCACTGCCGGGATTCGACTATTAA
- the cobT gene encoding nicotinate-nucleotide--dimethylbenzimidazole phosphoribosyltransferase — protein sequence MPQSVPLFQIEPVSKAQNQLIQQKIDLKTKPPGALGQLESLALQIARIQGPQQLQIVNPTMLVFAGDHGIAAEGVSIAPSEVTRQMVQNFAHGGAAINVFCRQLGFNLEVIDCGILTPVEDAEGIIDQRLGAGTAAIHLEPAMTLACVDKGFAMAQALIERHHQAGCNLVAFGEMGIGNTSSAAAIMAVIMQLDVADCVGRGTGINSETLERKQMLIELALLLHQSAMTGPRQVLACLGGFEIVQMTGAMLAAAERKMLVVVDGFIATAAALVAVNINANVRDYLIFAHRSEEQGHQRMLEHLKAKPLLSLGLRLGEGTGAALALPLIQAAVNFYNQMASFSDAGIEAVV from the coding sequence ATGCCTCAATCTGTCCCGTTATTTCAAATCGAGCCTGTGAGTAAAGCGCAGAATCAACTCATCCAGCAAAAGATCGATCTTAAGACTAAGCCGCCCGGCGCTCTGGGGCAGTTAGAGTCCTTGGCGCTGCAAATTGCCCGCATTCAAGGACCGCAGCAATTACAGATAGTTAATCCGACCATGTTGGTGTTTGCTGGAGATCATGGGATTGCTGCCGAAGGCGTGTCGATTGCCCCGAGTGAAGTCACGCGGCAGATGGTGCAAAACTTTGCCCATGGCGGCGCGGCCATCAATGTGTTTTGTCGTCAGTTAGGCTTCAATCTCGAAGTGATTGATTGCGGTATTTTAACCCCAGTTGAAGATGCCGAAGGCATTATCGACCAACGCCTTGGTGCGGGAACGGCAGCGATTCACCTAGAGCCAGCCATGACGTTAGCCTGCGTGGATAAGGGCTTTGCCATGGCGCAGGCGTTAATCGAGCGTCACCATCAGGCGGGCTGTAATTTGGTCGCCTTTGGTGAGATGGGCATAGGCAATACTTCGTCTGCGGCGGCAATTATGGCGGTCATTATGCAACTCGATGTGGCCGACTGTGTTGGCCGTGGTACGGGCATCAATAGCGAAACCTTAGAGCGTAAACAGATGCTTATCGAACTCGCGCTGCTGTTACACCAGAGTGCGATGACTGGGCCTCGGCAAGTGCTGGCCTGTTTGGGTGGCTTTGAAATTGTGCAAATGACGGGAGCCATGCTCGCCGCAGCCGAGCGCAAGATGCTGGTCGTGGTGGATGGTTTTATTGCGACCGCAGCGGCTTTGGTTGCCGTGAATATCAACGCGAATGTGCGGGATTATTTGATTTTTGCCCACCGCTCCGAGGAGCAAGGTCATCAGCGTATGTTGGAACATTTAAAGGCTAAGCCCTTGTTATCTTTAGGGCTGAGATTAGGCGAAGGCACGGGCGCTGCCTTGGCATTGCCGTTAATTCAAGCCGCTGTAAATTTTTACAATCAAATGGCGAGTTTTAGTGATGCGGGGATTGAGGCTGTTGTATGA
- a CDS encoding histidine phosphatase family protein: MKQLRLLLLRHGECEGGAILRGRVDVPLSDKGWRQMSAAVEAQATVCHGIYSSTSRRCAEFAKAFAAELHSSASVGISLDAPAPSMLKVNLLEELQEIAFGDWDGCLLDDLYQHDGERMAAYWLNPWEVTPPNGEAMANFEARIDGAIAQIFDKEFALLAMDDEQAHGEFNANAPAANIWVVTHGGVIRHLMSKALGAVKTLGFYSQLALPVAAVVTINVLEDEQGKRYWRLDWPSGHCE, from the coding sequence ATGAAGCAGCTCAGGTTATTACTGTTACGCCATGGAGAATGCGAGGGCGGGGCAATTTTGCGGGGCCGAGTCGACGTGCCACTGAGCGACAAGGGCTGGCGGCAGATGTCGGCGGCGGTGGAGGCGCAGGCGACTGTGTGCCACGGCATTTATAGCTCGACCTCGAGGCGCTGCGCCGAGTTTGCCAAGGCCTTTGCGGCCGAGCTGCATTCGAGTGCGTCTGTAGGCATAAGTTTAGATGCACCCGCACCGTCGATGCTCAAGGTCAACCTGCTGGAGGAGTTACAGGAAATAGCCTTTGGCGATTGGGATGGCTGCCTGCTTGATGACTTATATCAACACGATGGCGAGCGGATGGCGGCCTATTGGCTGAATCCCTGGGAGGTGACGCCGCCCAATGGCGAAGCCATGGCAAACTTTGAAGCCCGTATCGATGGTGCGATAGCACAAATCTTCGATAAAGAGTTTGCCCTGCTGGCGATGGATGATGAACAGGCCCATGGGGAGTTTAATGCTAATGCTCCTGCGGCCAATATCTGGGTGGTGACCCACGGCGGGGTTATTCGCCACTTGATGTCAAAAGCGCTGGGGGCGGTGAAAACCCTAGGTTTTTACAGTCAGCTCGCCTTACCCGTGGCGGCGGTGGTGACCATTAATGTGCTCGAGGATGAGCAAGGCAAAAGATACTGGCGCTTAGACTGGCCATCGGGCCACTGTGAGTAG
- a CDS encoding DUF2235 domain-containing protein: MNKRIVICADGTWNRPEKDLKVDFPTNVLRLARAISPMAADGKPQQVFYDWGVGSYYDQAIGGATGRGLHKNIMDGYRYIVQNYSPGDEIYLFGFSRGAYTVRCLCGLINNCGILKRPDARLIQQAFDHYKKSSAPFAPSGDKSVEFRQKHSHESREIKFVGVWDTVGAMGIPISFLGLFEDKDEFYDTKIGRNVRVARHALAIDEHRSDFEPTIWQLRDNMDMQQVWFAGAHSNIGGSYQPDKDGSLLSDNALAWMMAEAERFNLSLEPHLAASLHPNPLATLHDSRRSFYRIKQSYLRPIDPNVAPVLLHRSVKTRWDQDPKYRPKNLQTYLEQYGWPEEFID; this comes from the coding sequence ATGAATAAACGTATTGTGATTTGTGCCGACGGTACTTGGAATCGGCCAGAGAAAGACCTTAAGGTGGATTTTCCCACCAATGTGCTGCGTCTAGCGCGGGCTATCAGCCCGATGGCGGCCGATGGTAAACCTCAGCAGGTGTTTTACGACTGGGGCGTTGGTTCTTACTACGATCAAGCCATCGGCGGCGCGACGGGGCGTGGGCTGCATAAAAACATCATGGATGGTTACCGCTACATAGTGCAGAACTACTCCCCCGGTGATGAGATCTATCTGTTTGGCTTTAGCCGAGGCGCTTACACAGTGCGCTGTTTGTGTGGCCTGATCAATAATTGCGGTATCCTCAAGCGCCCCGATGCGAGGCTGATTCAACAAGCCTTTGACCACTATAAAAAAAGCAGCGCACCCTTTGCCCCAAGCGGCGATAAATCCGTTGAATTTAGACAAAAGCATAGCCACGAATCGCGGGAGATTAAGTTTGTCGGCGTGTGGGATACGGTGGGCGCCATGGGGATCCCGATTTCGTTCCTCGGCTTATTCGAAGATAAAGACGAGTTTTACGACACTAAGATTGGCCGTAATGTGCGGGTTGCCCGCCATGCTTTAGCAATAGACGAACACCGCAGCGACTTTGAACCCACGATTTGGCAATTGCGCGACAATATGGATATGCAGCAGGTCTGGTTTGCCGGTGCCCATAGCAATATTGGTGGCAGCTATCAGCCGGATAAGGATGGCTCGCTACTGTCGGATAATGCGCTCGCGTGGATGATGGCCGAGGCTGAGCGGTTTAATTTGAGCTTAGAGCCGCACCTAGCGGCGAGTTTACACCCTAATCCTTTGGCAACCTTACACGACTCGCGCCGCAGTTTTTACCGAATTAAGCAATCCTATTTGCGCCCAATTGACCCTAACGTCGCGCCCGTGTTGCTGCATCGCTCGGTAAAAACCCGCTGGGATCAAGACCCTAAATATCGGCCTAAAAACCTGCAGACCTACCTTGAGCAGTACGGCTGGCCAGAAGAATTCATCGATTAA
- a CDS encoding adenosylcobinamide-GDP ribazoletransferase — translation MSERESWHKEIDLFLVAMGYFTRIPMPKWVEVDADKLNKASRYFGLVGLLVGLLSAIVFWLTQNWLPAGVSVLLSMVTGVLLTGGFHEDGLADTFDGFGGGWTAEDKLRIMKDSRLGSYGALALMLVLMLKWQLLVELALYDPVVAGSAMIVAHTVSRVVAASLIFTEKYVRDDESSKSKPLAQHQGINELFILIASGVLVLLVLKGIAALSLLLVMIGLRRLIVVIFRRQIGGYTGDTLGAAQQICEIVCYFVLLVVGSIL, via the coding sequence ATGTCAGAACGCGAAAGCTGGCACAAAGAGATAGATTTGTTTTTAGTGGCCATGGGCTATTTTACTCGCATTCCTATGCCCAAATGGGTTGAGGTCGATGCCGACAAACTCAATAAAGCCAGCCGTTACTTTGGCTTAGTGGGCCTGCTGGTGGGGCTACTCAGTGCCATCGTATTTTGGCTCACCCAAAACTGGTTGCCCGCCGGCGTGTCTGTGCTGCTGTCTATGGTCACGGGCGTGCTGTTAACGGGCGGTTTTCACGAGGACGGTTTAGCCGATACCTTCGATGGTTTCGGTGGTGGTTGGACGGCGGAAGACAAGCTGCGGATCATGAAAGACTCTCGCCTAGGGAGCTACGGCGCCTTGGCTTTGATGCTCGTCCTGATGCTCAAGTGGCAATTGTTAGTGGAACTCGCGCTGTATGATCCTGTAGTTGCAGGCTCGGCGATGATAGTCGCCCATACTGTGAGCCGCGTAGTTGCTGCTAGCCTTATCTTTACTGAGAAATATGTGCGCGACGATGAGTCCAGTAAATCCAAGCCGTTAGCGCAGCATCAAGGCATTAATGAACTGTTTATTTTGATTGCCAGCGGCGTGTTAGTGCTGCTAGTGCTCAAGGGCATTGCCGCGCTGTCACTGTTATTGGTGATGATAGGTCTACGCCGTTTGATTGTGGTGATTTTTAGACGCCAAATCGGCGGCTACACGGGCGATACCTTAGGCGCGGCGCAGCAGATCTGCGAAATCGTCTGTTACTTCGTGCTGCTCGTTGTGGGTAGCATACTGTGA